One Syntrophales bacterium genomic region harbors:
- a CDS encoding TGS domain-containing protein codes for MPANLPPQYFEAEEKYRKAATPEEKIEALEEMLAVMPKHKGTDKLKAMLREKISKLRSQASQKKVVARHKTAYSIEKEGALQIVVTGLPNTGKSSLVAMLTNAPTEVAPFPHSTHKPVPGMATYENIQFQLIDTPPITKQYTDAGLMDLIRRGDMVLVIVDLLADPVEQYQETMRILYENRIFSTNCAIPQTLTKRPTVKKMLLVANKMDSPEDKEYLDILLELAQPVLPVVGVSSKTGHNLMLLLDTIYAHAGIIRVYTKPPGKEPDLTEPFVLPQGTKLEELAEKIHKDFKNRLKYARIWGKTVRDGQRVQRDYILNDGDIVELAV; via the coding sequence ATGCCTGCAAATTTGCCACCTCAGTATTTTGAAGCAGAGGAAAAATATAGGAAGGCTGCTACGCCGGAGGAGAAGATCGAAGCGTTGGAAGAAATGTTGGCCGTAATGCCCAAGCACAAGGGTACGGACAAATTGAAGGCCATGCTTCGGGAAAAGATCTCCAAACTGAGAAGTCAGGCTTCTCAGAAGAAGGTTGTGGCAAGACACAAGACCGCATACAGCATAGAAAAAGAAGGGGCTCTTCAGATAGTGGTTACAGGTTTACCAAATACGGGAAAATCCTCTCTGGTAGCTATGTTGACAAACGCACCGACGGAAGTTGCTCCTTTTCCTCATTCCACGCATAAACCGGTACCGGGTATGGCCACATACGAAAACATACAGTTTCAGTTGATCGACACTCCGCCAATAACAAAGCAGTACACTGATGCCGGTCTTATGGATCTTATAAGAAGAGGTGATATGGTTCTCGTCATTGTTGATCTTCTTGCTGACCCTGTGGAACAGTATCAGGAGACCATGAGGATTCTTTATGAAAATAGAATTTTTTCCACTAATTGTGCAATTCCTCAGACTTTAACTAAAAGGCCAACCGTTAAGAAAATGCTTCTTGTTGCCAATAAAATGGATAGCCCGGAGGACAAGGAGTATCTGGATATATTGTTGGAGCTAGCCCAACCGGTGTTACCTGTTGTTGGAGTATCTTCAAAAACGGGGCACAATCTCATGCTACTCCTAGATACGATATACGCACACGCAGGAATTATCCGTGTCTACACGAAGCCTCCGGGTAAAGAGCCTGATCTCACGGAGCCATTCGTGCTTCCTCAGGGCACAAAGCTGGAGGAGCTGGCGGAGAAAATTCACAAAGATTTCAAGAACCGTTTGAAGTATGCCCGTATATGGGGAAAGACAGTCAGGGATGGACAACGGGTTCAACGTGATTATATTTTGAATGACGGTGATATTGTAGAGCTTGCCGTTTAG
- a CDS encoding aminopeptidase: protein MVDSRIRKYAELIVAYSSGVKPNDKVMINSSVLAIPLVKEIQAFVLKTGGFPLIMLNFPEMEEIMYRYGSDEQLKHVPPPVLMGVETYDVMINIVGTDNTKALSNVDPAKVVLRNQGRKELMDIFLKRAAEGHLRWTLALFPTNAYAQDAEMSLEEYEDFVYGACMPDDSDPIGYWQRFSEWQASLAEWLSKRRHFRILGPETDLTIKTDNRVFISCDGHHNMPDGEVFTGPVEHGIEGYVKFSYPAIYQGREVSGVEFVFKEGKVVEARAEKNREFLLQMLKTDEGASYVGEFAIGTNEGIKRFTKQILFDEKIGGTFHLAIGAGYPETGSKNVSSIHWDFICDLRSGGEIWADDELIYRDGKFIGDLAK from the coding sequence ATGGTGGATTCGAGGATTAGAAAATACGCGGAGTTAATTGTTGCATACTCTTCAGGAGTAAAACCGAATGATAAGGTCATGATTAACAGTAGTGTTCTTGCCATTCCTCTTGTTAAAGAGATACAGGCCTTTGTGTTAAAAACTGGGGGATTTCCCCTGATTATGCTAAACTTTCCTGAAATGGAAGAGATTATGTATCGTTACGGGTCGGATGAGCAATTGAAGCACGTGCCCCCGCCGGTTCTTATGGGTGTTGAGACTTACGATGTGATGATAAACATAGTGGGAACGGATAACACAAAGGCGCTTAGTAATGTAGATCCGGCAAAGGTTGTTCTCCGTAACCAGGGCCGAAAAGAGTTGATGGACATTTTTTTGAAAAGGGCTGCGGAAGGTCATCTCCGCTGGACACTCGCTTTGTTTCCAACGAATGCCTATGCCCAGGATGCAGAGATGAGTTTGGAGGAATACGAGGATTTTGTTTATGGGGCGTGCATGCCAGATGATAGTGATCCTATCGGTTATTGGCAGAGGTTTTCGGAGTGGCAGGCGAGTCTTGCCGAGTGGCTGTCGAAAAGGAGACATTTTCGCATCCTAGGTCCGGAGACGGACCTAACTATTAAGACTGATAACCGTGTTTTTATCAGTTGCGACGGACATCACAACATGCCTGATGGTGAGGTTTTTACAGGTCCTGTGGAGCATGGAATTGAAGGTTATGTTAAGTTTTCTTATCCCGCTATTTATCAGGGTAGAGAGGTTTCTGGAGTGGAATTTGTCTTTAAAGAAGGTAAGGTTGTAGAAGCGAGGGCAGAGAAGAACCGAGAATTCTTACTCCAGATGCTTAAGACCGATGAAGGGGCGTCGTACGTTGGTGAGTTTGCAATTGGAACTAACGAAGGAATAAAACGTTTTACCAAACAGATACTCTTTGATGAAAAGATTGGTGGCACGTTTCATCTTGCAATAGGTGCGGGGTATCCCGAAACGGGAAGCAAAAACGTCTCTTCCATTCACTGGGATTTTATTTGCGATCTCAGGAGTGGAGGGGAGATCTGGGCCGATGATGAGCTAATATACAGGGATGGAAAGTTTATCGGAGATCTAGCAAAGTAA
- a CDS encoding DUF4922 domain-containing protein yields the protein MHIAHSKRIFATYEGATRGVRLSDLCWHLHYSQLASWREYAEIVTQVQCTWYREVKIGDEVLKIQWNPARMANVLAKTEPNTNEEDFCPLCLSRLPYEQQAVVYFDEYLVLCNPRPIFTPHFTATTAKHVPQDFISGLTWMLKLAYDFSPGFSIFYNGPHCGASIPEHHHFQIYPTGMLPADSVLAKGKGDRYIEINGVIFSVPSFNERGGVLIAGDDSSRLFTAIQRFVKVLARCSKVEGEPLLNVIASYFDSLWRIVIFPRIKGRPDAFYREGNEKIAISPGAVEMGGMFITINEQDFVRLDAESIISLYREISFPVYEIEGLVKGCVEWLYE from the coding sequence ATGCATATTGCTCACTCAAAAAGAATTTTTGCGACTTATGAAGGAGCAACCAGGGGTGTTAGACTCAGCGACCTTTGTTGGCACCTTCATTACAGTCAGCTGGCGAGCTGGCGTGAGTATGCGGAGATTGTGACTCAGGTGCAATGTACGTGGTACAGGGAAGTGAAGATTGGTGATGAAGTGTTGAAGATTCAGTGGAATCCCGCGAGAATGGCAAATGTATTAGCCAAAACTGAGCCGAATACTAACGAGGAGGATTTTTGTCCACTCTGTTTATCCAGATTACCCTATGAGCAACAGGCCGTTGTTTATTTTGATGAGTACCTTGTCCTGTGTAATCCTCGACCAATTTTCACTCCTCACTTCACTGCTACAACCGCTAAACACGTTCCTCAGGATTTCATTTCTGGATTAACCTGGATGTTGAAGCTGGCTTATGATTTCTCTCCCGGCTTTAGTATATTTTACAACGGTCCTCACTGTGGAGCATCCATCCCCGAGCACCATCACTTTCAGATTTACCCCACTGGTATGCTACCTGCGGATAGTGTGCTGGCTAAGGGAAAAGGGGATAGATATATAGAGATAAACGGTGTTATTTTTTCTGTTCCATCTTTTAATGAACGTGGGGGTGTTTTAATTGCGGGAGATGATTCCTCAAGGTTATTTACGGCAATCCAACGATTTGTGAAGGTTCTTGCACGTTGTTCGAAGGTGGAAGGTGAACCGCTCTTAAATGTTATAGCCAGTTATTTTGATAGTCTCTGGCGGATTGTTATATTTCCACGTATTAAGGGTCGTCCCGATGCTTTTTATAGAGAGGGTAATGAGAAAATAGCGATAAGCCCTGGCGCTGTGGAGATGGGCGGCATGTTCATTACCATTAACGAGCAGGACTTTGTCCGACTCGATGCAGAAAGTATAATTTCGCTGTACAGAGAGATTTCCTTCCCTGTTTATGAGATAGAAGGACTCGTAAAGGGGTGTGTAGAGTGGCTGTACGAGTGA
- a CDS encoding glycosyltransferase: protein MLTLVIPSGAGIGNWEVLKRDIPNLRVLVLMDGSVSPIIPEDLTSERLYVSSIGAGETVGAVLNSVRTPFFLFIKKGIICPRPFFVRRFLQAAESGAGMVYADYIEREASGDQEHPLNDYQLGSIRDDFDLGPVVLYSTEASGRVTTMYGIVTGVEYAGWYDLRLKISTHYHVYHLREFLYEVDYQGVVKKGDSAIFDYVDPVNWRYQEEMERSATVHLKRIGAYLGPREMPPPLEDDRYPVEASVIIPVKNRVQTIADAIRSALMQETDFQFNVIVVDNHSTDGTSDVIVNMAREFPQVIHVIPSRRDLKIGGCWNEAVFSSYCGRFAVQLDSDDVYAGPHVLKSLVHRLRVGNAAMVVGSYTTVDEHLLPIPPGLVQHREWTEENGHNNLLRVNGIGAPRAYRTDIIRRISFPDVGYGEDYAVALVISRLYPIGRIYENLYLCRRWGGNTDANLSILRKNENDAYKDGLRTLEILTRKKMNLMV from the coding sequence ATGTTAACGTTGGTAATTCCGTCAGGTGCTGGGATTGGTAATTGGGAAGTATTGAAGAGGGACATTCCTAATCTTAGAGTGCTAGTACTGATGGATGGGAGCGTTTCGCCGATCATTCCCGAAGATTTGACCAGCGAGAGACTGTACGTAAGCAGTATAGGTGCGGGTGAGACTGTAGGTGCAGTCTTGAACTCTGTGAGAACCCCTTTTTTCTTGTTTATTAAAAAGGGTATTATTTGCCCTCGGCCTTTTTTCGTACGTCGTTTTTTGCAGGCGGCGGAGAGTGGTGCAGGTATGGTATATGCAGATTATATAGAGCGGGAGGCATCTGGCGATCAAGAACATCCGTTGAACGATTACCAACTCGGTTCTATTCGTGATGATTTTGATTTAGGGCCTGTTGTTCTTTATTCCACAGAGGCTTCAGGGAGAGTTACAACGATGTACGGCATCGTGACAGGTGTTGAATATGCCGGGTGGTATGACTTACGTCTAAAAATTTCCACTCATTACCATGTATACCATCTCCGTGAGTTTCTTTATGAGGTCGACTACCAAGGGGTAGTAAAGAAGGGTGATTCTGCTATTTTTGATTATGTGGATCCTGTCAATTGGCGTTATCAGGAAGAAATGGAAAGATCGGCCACGGTACACCTGAAACGGATAGGGGCCTACCTCGGGCCTAGAGAAATGCCACCCCCTTTAGAAGATGATAGATACCCTGTGGAGGCTAGTGTTATTATTCCTGTGAAGAATCGCGTTCAAACCATTGCTGATGCCATTAGATCGGCACTTATGCAGGAGACCGACTTTCAGTTTAATGTTATTGTGGTAGACAATCATTCCACGGATGGAACCTCGGATGTGATTGTTAACATGGCCAGGGAGTTTCCGCAAGTGATCCATGTGATTCCCAGTCGAAGAGATCTAAAAATAGGGGGTTGCTGGAATGAGGCCGTTTTTTCCTCTTATTGTGGGCGATTCGCAGTTCAGTTGGATTCTGATGATGTGTATGCCGGTCCGCATGTGCTTAAATCTCTTGTTCATCGACTCCGTGTTGGAAATGCTGCCATGGTAGTTGGTTCTTACACTACCGTTGATGAACATCTTTTACCTATCCCTCCTGGTTTAGTGCAGCACAGGGAGTGGACGGAGGAGAACGGCCATAATAATCTTCTGAGAGTGAATGGAATCGGGGCCCCCCGAGCGTACAGAACGGATATTATACGCAGGATTTCTTTTCCTGATGTTGGCTATGGTGAGGATTATGCGGTGGCCCTTGTAATTTCCCGTCTTTACCCAATTGGAAGGATCTATGAGAACCTTTACCTGTGTCGGCGGTGGGGAGGAAACACTGATGCTAACCTATCCATCCTCAGGAAAAATGAAAACGATGCGTACAAGGATGGTCTGAGAACACTGGAAATTCTCACAAGGAAGAAGATGAATTTGATGGTTTAG
- a CDS encoding phosphotransferase, translated as MRDVLLSLFSISSDEPLSLEELNWGGSDRFFFRVEWSWGSVVVIRYNKDVEENSLYEAQSEILRLLGVPVPRVFYHDKQSGLLVVEDVGRHSLYDFRDGSWEELCELYRRSLRAIYPLHTLSGGSLAERLSACSMPPFDEDLYIWERSYFLERFVKGVCGIDLSSEEIRHFEEETREISSCILNGPSGYVHRDFQSQNILIKDGKPHFVDFQGLRWGNPLYDVASILYDPYVSIDDGRRLELLRFYYNLIRDGIHWDDFYYTFLSAAAQRLMQALGAFGFLGTVKGKRIFLTYIPRALEYLGAVAEKLGTLKNLSSLLMHCREAVAF; from the coding sequence GTGAGGGATGTTCTCCTATCCCTATTTTCCATAAGTAGCGATGAGCCTCTCAGCTTGGAGGAGTTAAATTGGGGAGGCTCTGATCGGTTCTTTTTTAGAGTTGAGTGGAGTTGGGGTTCCGTGGTGGTTATCAGGTACAACAAGGACGTTGAGGAGAATTCACTTTACGAAGCTCAATCTGAGATATTAAGACTGCTGGGTGTTCCTGTACCTCGTGTCTTTTATCACGATAAACAATCGGGGTTATTGGTTGTTGAGGATGTGGGGCGTCATTCTCTCTATGATTTCCGTGATGGCTCCTGGGAAGAGCTATGTGAACTTTACAGGAGATCTCTGAGGGCTATATATCCCCTTCACACTCTATCTGGAGGTAGCCTTGCGGAGAGGTTGAGTGCGTGTTCTATGCCGCCGTTTGATGAAGATCTGTACATATGGGAGAGGTCCTATTTTCTCGAGAGGTTTGTGAAAGGGGTTTGTGGTATCGATCTAAGTAGTGAAGAAATTCGCCACTTTGAGGAAGAGACACGTGAAATCAGTTCTTGTATCCTGAATGGTCCAAGCGGTTATGTACACAGAGACTTTCAATCCCAAAACATTTTGATAAAAGACGGTAAGCCTCATTTTGTAGATTTCCAGGGATTGCGCTGGGGTAATCCCCTTTATGATGTGGCGTCAATCCTGTACGATCCCTATGTGTCTATAGATGATGGTCGAAGACTGGAACTTTTGAGGTTCTATTATAATTTGATAAGAGACGGTATCCATTGGGATGATTTTTACTATACTTTTCTCTCTGCTGCTGCACAGCGTTTGATGCAGGCCTTGGGAGCGTTTGGATTTCTAGGAACGGTGAAGGGGAAGCGTATTTTTCTTACTTACATTCCACGGGCACTTGAATATCTGGGAGCTGTGGCGGAAAAGCTCGGAACGCTCAAGAATCTAAGTTCGCTGTTGATGCATTGCCGGGAGGCAGTTGCGTTTTAG
- a CDS encoding sugar phosphate nucleotidyltransferase yields the protein MKMIETAFILGAGCGERLRPLTFECPKPLLSVWGRPLISYAMEHLAREGVRRFIVNTHYLAHKYRQIFSDGQWKGIPIVFRYEPVLLGTGGGLKNIEDLLTENDDEIFVYNGDVIADFPLLPLVRNHRKKDREVTLALRSDDKLGNVGLNSRGDIVDIRFALGAEFSKICVFTGICVVSRPFLKRFEPGAWADMVSVMIELLRQEPEKLGAVVIDEGSWWDVGTIESYLALNSKIPF from the coding sequence ATGAAGATGATTGAAACGGCCTTTATACTAGGTGCTGGATGTGGAGAACGTTTAAGACCCCTCACATTTGAGTGCCCCAAACCCCTGCTTTCTGTGTGGGGTAGACCTTTGATTTCCTATGCTATGGAGCATCTGGCTAGAGAAGGAGTTAGGCGCTTTATAGTAAATACTCACTATTTGGCTCATAAATACAGGCAGATTTTTTCCGACGGGCAGTGGAAGGGGATACCCATTGTGTTCCGATACGAGCCCGTGTTGCTTGGAACAGGTGGAGGATTGAAAAACATTGAAGATCTTTTGACGGAAAATGACGATGAGATATTCGTTTATAATGGTGATGTTATTGCTGATTTTCCACTATTGCCTTTGGTTAGGAACCACAGGAAGAAAGACAGGGAAGTTACTCTTGCATTGCGTAGTGACGATAAGCTGGGAAACGTAGGTTTAAATAGTAGAGGCGACATTGTGGATATTCGCTTTGCTCTAGGTGCAGAATTTTCCAAAATTTGTGTATTTACAGGGATTTGTGTTGTATCCCGCCCTTTTCTGAAGCGTTTTGAACCAGGTGCTTGGGCAGATATGGTTTCAGTTATGATTGAACTTTTAAGGCAGGAGCCGGAGAAGTTAGGTGCAGTGGTGATCGACGAGGGCAGCTGGTGGGATGTAGGTACTATAGAGTCGTACTTGGCGTTGAATTCCAAGATTCCTTTTTAG
- a CDS encoding SpoIID/LytB domain-containing protein, whose protein sequence is MNGEPSIKVGIIENAKRISGEFRGVFTIHGEVFGPYTFRIDVRDGKICMMDGEGSITVAHETLILRGEDEAFFSLNDVVVGKTYDGPERTVQMFPGHMVVELEEGETLRLVNELPLERYLAIVVASEMNPLAPDEFLMAQAIVARSWILAGIMYPEGRGKIVNDRRETEAEVIRWYDREDHRHFHVCADDHCQRYRGVPLRGADRIKAAVESTRGYVICHGDNICDARYHKVCGGITEDYGNVWGPLQVPYLRAVSDGEVEFRFCNDEETAMSWMFTSPPAYCNVEDREFLEKILPPSDLKFRQIFRWSVKYKREELEEIIFRKSGIDFGILKDIIPIERGPSGRIVRLRIDGSKRSLVVGKELEIRRWLSESSLLSSAFVVVADRDGKGIPEHFTFFGAGWGHGVGLCQVGAASMARMGFSAEEILKHFFRGVQLKRLYL, encoded by the coding sequence ATGAATGGGGAACCGTCGATCAAGGTAGGTATAATAGAGAATGCTAAGAGGATTTCCGGTGAATTCCGGGGTGTGTTTACAATACACGGAGAAGTTTTTGGTCCTTACACTTTTCGCATAGATGTCCGTGATGGCAAAATATGCATGATGGATGGAGAAGGAAGCATTACGGTAGCCCATGAAACCCTCATATTAAGGGGTGAGGATGAGGCCTTCTTTTCTCTCAACGATGTGGTGGTGGGGAAAACCTATGACGGTCCAGAAAGAACCGTTCAGATGTTTCCCGGGCATATGGTTGTAGAACTGGAAGAGGGAGAGACCCTTCGTCTCGTTAATGAGCTCCCCTTGGAACGTTATCTTGCCATTGTAGTTGCTTCAGAAATGAACCCCTTGGCTCCGGATGAGTTCCTCATGGCTCAGGCAATTGTGGCCCGTAGCTGGATCCTTGCGGGTATAATGTACCCGGAAGGCAGAGGGAAGATTGTAAACGATCGCCGAGAGACAGAGGCAGAAGTTATACGATGGTACGATCGGGAAGATCATCGCCATTTTCATGTGTGTGCTGATGACCATTGTCAACGATACAGAGGTGTACCGTTAAGGGGTGCAGATAGGATTAAGGCCGCTGTGGAGAGTACTAGGGGATATGTGATTTGTCACGGTGATAACATATGCGATGCACGATATCATAAAGTGTGCGGGGGTATCACAGAGGATTACGGCAACGTATGGGGTCCTCTGCAGGTGCCGTACCTTCGAGCTGTTTCTGATGGGGAAGTGGAATTTCGTTTCTGTAACGACGAAGAAACGGCAATGTCATGGATGTTTACATCTCCTCCTGCTTACTGTAATGTAGAAGATAGAGAATTTCTGGAGAAAATTTTACCACCGTCCGACCTAAAGTTTCGTCAAATATTCCGCTGGTCTGTCAAATACAAGAGGGAAGAGTTGGAGGAGATTATTTTCCGGAAATCGGGCATAGACTTTGGTATATTGAAAGACATAATACCCATAGAAAGGGGACCTTCAGGACGCATCGTGCGTTTGCGTATAGACGGATCAAAGCGAAGTTTGGTTGTGGGTAAGGAACTGGAGATTAGGCGGTGGCTTTCGGAGAGTTCTCTGTTAAGTAGTGCTTTTGTGGTCGTCGCAGATCGGGATGGAAAAGGAATTCCTGAGCATTTTACCTTCTTCGGCGCCGGTTGGGGTCATGGGGTCGGACTCTGTCAGGTTGGCGCTGCCAGTATGGCAAGGATGGGATTTTCCGCTGAAGAAATTCTAAAACACTTTTTCCGGGGCGTTCAGCTCAAAAGGCTTTACCTATGA
- the mazG gene encoding nucleoside triphosphate pyrophosphohydrolase, whose amino-acid sequence MSKEAKDSHADRIEELIYLIKILRGPNGCPWDRSRSFDDLCRYLLEETYEVVDAIVAKDVKGLSEELGDLLFQVLFLIRMAEDEGMFRLEDVVTNVLAKMIRRHPHVFGPERIQDVEVIKKNWDVIKRDIEGKVEDKSDLLAGVSRSMPALMKAQLIQEKASAFGFDWTDVNGVVDKVEEEWRELREILHDENRDRVAEEIGDCLFAMVNLCRFIGVDAEGLMRKTVDKFARRFTYVSEKIRERGMKLGEVSLEEMDRLWEEAKTKDL is encoded by the coding sequence AGAGGAATTGATCTATCTTATAAAGATTCTAAGGGGTCCAAATGGTTGTCCTTGGGATCGTAGCCGTAGTTTCGATGATTTATGTCGCTACTTACTGGAGGAAACCTACGAGGTCGTTGATGCCATAGTAGCAAAAGATGTTAAGGGGCTTAGCGAAGAATTGGGAGATCTTTTGTTCCAGGTACTCTTTCTCATCCGTATGGCAGAGGATGAGGGTATGTTTCGCCTGGAAGATGTTGTGACCAATGTATTGGCCAAGATGATACGTCGTCACCCCCATGTGTTCGGTCCGGAGAGGATCCAAGACGTGGAAGTAATAAAAAAGAACTGGGATGTGATCAAAAGAGATATTGAGGGAAAAGTAGAAGACAAGAGCGATCTTCTTGCGGGTGTCTCCCGTTCTATGCCTGCACTTATGAAGGCTCAGCTTATTCAGGAAAAGGCGTCGGCTTTTGGTTTCGATTGGACAGACGTAAACGGTGTTGTCGATAAGGTAGAAGAAGAATGGAGGGAACTTAGGGAAATTTTGCATGACGAAAACAGAGACAGAGTGGCGGAAGAGATTGGTGATTGTCTCTTTGCAATGGTCAATCTGTGCCGTTTTATTGGTGTAGACGCCGAGGGGCTTATGCGCAAAACTGTGGATAAATTTGCTCGTCGTTTCACCTATGTATCAGAAAAAATAAGGGAACGGGGGATGAAGTTAGGCGAAGTTTCACTGGAGGAAATGGATAGGTTGTGGGAGGAGGCAAAGACTAAGGATTTGTAG